A single Lactuca sativa cultivar Salinas chromosome 8, Lsat_Salinas_v11, whole genome shotgun sequence DNA region contains:
- the LOC111887397 gene encoding mediator of RNA polymerase II transcription subunit 17, which produces MDGNLSISLDKLPVKRLEIIEENGAEKFPPDLSYDDNRVNQIRRIDFAWAVEREDPNKKQKKGDSTASSSKDTTSSSPWPWQNMVENLKLAHQELSVIIDLINTVEINDAVTVAGMTRPKQLPNELLSDLAVSTATKLQCFRHLGKYFKQSAKALEKQVAKEARFYGALIRLQQNWKVKRHRMAASAAGNEGFYIDLFDNTLYDPTAIFRQSSMSTIRVEHDNAGMLALNLPSKACHVLQFGFVGDDIPKKSNGRTTNLSNSEFSEETKKEDETDNDDDDGVKKRHSDLREVHRAVFNEQVFNLINQEAFVPSLGVNVTGIRENHLQLNIDQEASVFISLVSSTQEHDATDDEENNDNNALIPLIDGEEEKQPVKKRSFLPNRISSEILLKQLFHEHVFVRAKNRSASPNKSQQFGQLTKDGSKSNLLGHFCMSLAHRIFSYKVLTQLENLAKSVSYVSLVSHPTWTSRTSSWTLVVDVPPSILHSGHQTWAAKKRGKSQFHTKVVVIDDCINIEGEGAPNVVGLFKGKCENSCSINRYDCNLADLHVILLQQVASQIIRWLHEEALSVGMKASRDFLSLCFEVEQGEVVGVVAHVDPEDGEGGISWWLVVGNGGGVEEYKVEREDSDGETKRYLGHLSLDVLYATLLDLLTMCSNGGSLKSSLDNQL; this is translated from the exons ATGGATGGAAACCTGAGTATCTCTCTAGACAAACTCCCTGTCAAACGTTTGGAAATCATTGAAGAAAATGGAGCTGAAAAATTCCCTCC CGATTTGAGTTATGATGATAACAGAGTGAATCAAATTCGAAGAATAGACTTTGCTTGGGCTGTAGAAAGAGAAGATCCAAACAAGAAACAAAAGAAAGGCGACTCTACTGCTAGTTCTTCCAAAGATACAACATCTTCATCACCATGGCCATGGCAGAACATGGTTGAAAATCTAAAATTGGCTCATCAAGAACTTTCTGTTATCATTGATCTCATCAACACT GTTGAAATTAATGATGCTGTCACAGTAGCTGGTATGACCAGACCAAAACAATTACCTAATGAACTTTTATCTGACCTTGCAGTATCTACAGCAACAAAACTCCAATGCTTTCGG CACCTTGGGAAATACTTTAAGCAATCAGCCAAAGCATTAGAGAAACAAGTTGCAAAAGAAGCAAGATTCTATGGAGCTCTAATAAG ATTGCAGCAGAATTGGAAAGTTAAGAGGCATAGAATGGCTGCTTCTGCTGCTGGAAATGAAGGCTTCTACATTGATCTGTTTGACAATACATTATATGATCCAACAGCTATATTTCGCCAATCTTCAATGTCAACTATTCGTGTTGAACATGATAATGCTGGAATGCTTGCTTTAAATCTTCCTTCAAAAGCATGTCATGTTCTTCAATTTGGATTTGTTGGTGATGATATTCCAAAAAAGTCAAATGGAAGAACAACAAATCTATCAAATTCAGAGTTTTCTGAAGAAACAAAGAAAGAAGATGAAactgataatgatgatgatgatggtgtaaAGAAAAGGCATTCTGATCTTCGTGAAGTTCACAGAGCTGTTTTTAATGAACAG gtttttaatttaataaatcaagAAGCATTTGTTCCATCATTAGGCGTGAATGTAACTGGCATACGAGAGAATCATTTACAATTAAACATAGATCAAGAAGCCTCTGTATTCATTTCACTTGTATCATCCACTCAAGAACATGATGCAACTGATGATGAAGAAAATAATGACAATAATGCCCTCATACCCTTAATCGATGGCGAAGAAGAAAAACAACCTGTGAAAAAAAGATCATTTCTTCCAAATAGAATCAGctccgaaattcttttgaaacagCTTTTTCATGAACATGTATTTGTTCGGGCAAAGAACCGGTCAGCTTCtcccaacaaaagtcaacagttcGGGCAGCTAACAAAAGATGGGTCAAAGTCAAACCTTCTTGGTCATTTCTGCATGTCTCTTGCTCACAGAATATTTTCATATAAAGTTTTGACACAACTTGAAAATCTG GCTAAGAGTGTATCGTATGTTAGTTTGGTGTCTCATCCCACATGGACTTCTCGTACATCTTCATGGACACTGGTGGTGGATGTCCCTCCGTCCATTCTTCATTCTGGCCACCAGACGTGGGCGGCAAAGAAGAGGGGGAAGTCACAGTTCCACACTAAAGTGGTGGTGATTGATGATTGTATTAATATTGAAGGTGAAGGTGCTCCGAATGTAGTCGGCCTCTTTAAAGGGAAATGTGAAAACAGTTGTTCTATCAATAGATATGACTGTAACTTGGCTGATCTTCATGTCATACTTTTACAACAG GTTGCGAGTCAAATTATCCGTTGGCTGCATGAAGAAGCTCTTAGTGTGGGAATGAAAGCGAGTCGGGACTTTTTAAGCTTATGTTTTGAGGTGGAGCAGGGTGAAGTGGTGGGTGTGGTGGCTCATGTGGATCCGGAGGATGGTGAAGGCGGCATAtcgtggtggttggtggtgggcaATGGCGGAGGAGTGGAGGAATACAAGGTTGAAAGAGAGGATTCGGATGGGGAAACAAAGAGATATTTAGGTCATTTATCTCTTGATGTGTTGTATGCGACTTTGTTGGATCTCTTGACCATGTGTAGCAATGGTGGAAGCCTCAAGTCTTCATTAGATAATCAActgtaa